The following coding sequences are from one Candidatus Nitrosopumilus sp. SW window:
- a CDS encoding DNA-binding protein: MSTEARDTIFIGKKPLMAYVTSTLIQLANLPSVNIKARGLSIGRAVDVAQIIARKTENAGYSIGEIKIGSESLESQDGRTRNVSTIEIEVKRNQA; the protein is encoded by the coding sequence ATGTCGACCGAAGCAAGAGACACCATATTCATTGGTAAGAAACCATTGATGGCATATGTTACATCAACACTAATTCAATTGGCAAACTTACCATCCGTCAACATCAAAGCTAGAGGACTCAGCATTGGACGTGCTGTAGATGTAGCTCAAATCATTGCACGAAAAACAGAAAATGCAGGATACTCTATCGGAGAAATCAAGATAGGCTCAGAATCTTTAGAGTCACAAGACGGTAGAACAAGAAACGTTTCAACAATAGAAATTGAAGTAAAGAGAAATCAGGCATAA
- a CDS encoding succinate dehydrogenase: MRESTIMKIHYGTALAAVALVAVHILMRMTMNFADSLEYETVLANYKFIPYAIMLELILVLLSIHGFNGLRVILLELKQGRAYEKAVSYGCLAAMFALIAYGSRTIIMTNMGMV; the protein is encoded by the coding sequence ATGAGAGAAAGTACAATTATGAAAATCCACTATGGAACTGCTTTAGCAGCTGTTGCCTTAGTAGCTGTTCACATATTGATGCGTATGACAATGAATTTTGCTGACTCTTTAGAATATGAAACCGTACTTGCAAACTACAAGTTCATTCCTTACGCAATAATGTTGGAATTAATCCTAGTCTTGCTTTCAATACATGGATTTAACGGACTAAGAGTGATCTTATTGGAACTCAAACAAGGACGTGCATATGAAAAGGCAGTTTCTTATGGCTGTCTTGCAGCAATGTTTGCTCTAATTGCATATGGTTCACGAACAATTATTATGACTAACATGGGGATGGTATAG
- a CDS encoding PadR family transcriptional regulator yields the protein MISEWFQRVGSSVPRGFSRYFILELLKKKERTGKEIIDYAVEQSNGIWKPSPGLIYPLLGRLLDEGLIQETKDGKYQLTEKGAETAQDVDKVNDIVKKQLDVLFRLGNVGRFVAMDLLEKISSMGSILSSNVANMTNEETEKYRKFLQEELKKIDAKNVEKKGKEIKIE from the coding sequence ATGATTTCTGAATGGTTCCAAAGAGTAGGAAGTTCAGTCCCTAGGGGATTTTCAAGATATTTCATCTTAGAATTATTGAAGAAAAAAGAACGAACTGGAAAAGAGATTATCGATTATGCAGTTGAACAAAGTAACGGGATTTGGAAACCATCACCAGGTTTGATCTATCCTTTGTTAGGAAGACTGCTAGATGAAGGATTAATTCAAGAAACAAAAGATGGAAAATATCAACTAACAGAAAAAGGTGCAGAAACTGCACAGGATGTAGACAAAGTTAATGATATTGTAAAAAAACAATTAGATGTTCTTTTCAGGTTAGGAAATGTTGGAAGGTTTGTAGCAATGGATTTGCTTGAAAAAATTTCTTCGATGGGATCAATTTTAAGCTCAAATGTTGCAAATATGACTAACGAGGAAACTGAAAAATATAGAAAATTTCTTCAAGAAGAACTTAAGAAGATAGATGCAAAAAATGTTGAAAAGAAAGGCAAAGAGATCAAAATAGAATAA
- a CDS encoding oxaloacetate decarboxylase yields MLKSNKPLVIPGVYDAIGAKIAEKVGFDAMFQTGYGTSATLFGMPDYGFIGATETIDNARRICRAVKVPVIVDSDTGYGNALSVWKLVKELESAGASGIFLEDQRWPKRCGHMQGKEVVTQEEYTEKLGAAIDARESKDFIIVARTDARATEGLDAAIERGLQNKKTGADAVFVEAPRSIEEMKKIGKSIKAPLVANMIEGGATPISSAKELHKMGFKIILYPLSVLFANTFATMNILQELKKTGTTSKYKNKVVNFDQFNELVELSKFRKMEKKYGFSKRE; encoded by the coding sequence ATGCTAAAATCTAACAAACCATTAGTTATTCCCGGAGTTTATGATGCAATTGGTGCAAAGATTGCAGAAAAAGTAGGATTTGATGCAATGTTTCAAACTGGGTATGGTACATCAGCTACTCTTTTTGGAATGCCAGATTATGGATTCATAGGTGCAACTGAAACAATTGATAATGCAAGAAGGATTTGTAGAGCAGTAAAAGTTCCAGTAATTGTTGATTCAGATACAGGTTATGGAAATGCATTAAGTGTCTGGAAGCTTGTAAAAGAATTAGAGTCTGCAGGAGCATCAGGAATTTTTCTAGAAGATCAAAGATGGCCAAAGAGATGCGGACATATGCAAGGAAAAGAAGTTGTCACGCAAGAAGAGTATACAGAAAAACTTGGTGCAGCAATTGATGCAAGAGAAAGTAAAGATTTCATAATTGTTGCAAGAACTGACGCAAGAGCAACCGAAGGATTAGATGCTGCAATAGAAAGAGGATTACAAAATAAAAAAACAGGTGCTGATGCAGTATTTGTCGAAGCACCAAGATCAATTGAAGAGATGAAAAAAATTGGAAAATCAATAAAAGCACCACTTGTTGCAAATATGATTGAAGGGGGAGCCACTCCAATTAGTTCAGCTAAAGAATTGCATAAAATGGGATTCAAAATTATTTTGTATCCATTATCAGTATTGTTTGCAAATACTTTTGCTACAATGAATATACTTCAAGAATTAAAGAAAACAGGAACAACTTCCAAATACAAAAACAAAGTAGTTAATTTTGATCAATTCAACGAACTAGTAGAGCTTTCAAAGTTCAGAAAGATGGAAAAGAAGTATGGATTTTCAAAAAGAGAATAA
- a CDS encoding succinate dehydrogenase/fumarate reductase iron-sulfur subunit — MAQVSDVADNQPPRTKTLRIARFNPTKDNEKQFMEFSVPVEKWTTVLETILDVKQHHDHSVGVRYSCRQATCGSCGMIINGKPRLACFTKVSELDSDVVTVEPMNNFPIIRDLAVKFERLFDTHHKIKPYLDRDDTELESDAKEFLQSPEELEQYIQFANCIKCGLCNSACPTMATDSSFVGPQALAQAYRYVADSRDKGKDSRLKIIDDSHGIWRCHFAGSCSQVCPKGVDPAMGIQLLRGYMLGFRS, encoded by the coding sequence ATGGCACAAGTTTCTGATGTTGCAGACAATCAACCTCCACGAACAAAAACACTACGAATTGCAAGATTCAATCCAACAAAGGATAATGAAAAGCAATTCATGGAATTTTCTGTTCCGGTTGAAAAATGGACTACTGTTTTAGAAACAATCCTTGATGTCAAGCAACATCATGATCATTCAGTTGGAGTTCGTTATTCATGCAGACAAGCAACATGTGGCTCATGTGGAATGATAATTAATGGAAAACCAAGATTAGCATGCTTTACCAAAGTTAGTGAATTGGACTCTGATGTTGTAACTGTTGAACCAATGAACAATTTCCCAATCATTCGAGATTTAGCAGTAAAGTTCGAAAGATTGTTTGATACTCATCATAAAATCAAACCTTATCTGGATAGAGATGATACTGAGTTAGAATCTGATGCAAAAGAATTCTTGCAATCTCCAGAAGAATTAGAACAATACATACAATTTGCAAATTGTATCAAATGTGGATTATGTAATTCAGCATGTCCTACTATGGCTACTGATTCTTCATTTGTTGGACCACAAGCTCTTGCTCAGGCATATCGCTATGTTGCAGATAGTAGAGATAAAGGAAAAGACTCTAGACTAAAAATTATTGATGATTCTCATGGTATTTGGAGATGTCATTTTGCTGGCTCTTGTAGCCAAGTATGTCCTAAAGGTGTTGATCCTGCAATGGGAATTCAACTTCTTAGAGGATATATGCTTGGTTTTAGAAGTTAA
- a CDS encoding succinate dehydrogenase produces MAQDEHKEGIKGMANPGRYGIERVAYWLMRLSGLGLLAYFIGHIYETSNILRGRVGWNEFLELTQTTEGHIVLAIVIAMCVFHTVNGIRVMLGHGGVGVGKPARPDYPYDPASQNYRHKIGIYSAIILAAIAMMYGLAVMFGE; encoded by the coding sequence ATGGCTCAAGACGAACACAAAGAAGGCATCAAAGGAATGGCTAATCCTGGTCGTTATGGAATTGAAAGAGTAGCTTATTGGTTAATGCGATTAAGTGGCTTAGGACTATTAGCATATTTTATCGGTCACATTTATGAAACTAGTAACATTTTACGAGGACGAGTAGGATGGAATGAGTTTTTAGAATTAACTCAAACTACTGAAGGACACATTGTTTTGGCAATTGTAATTGCAATGTGTGTATTTCATACTGTTAATGGTATTAGAGTAATGTTAGGACATGGTGGAGTTGGTGTTGGAAAACCTGCAAGACCTGATTATCCATATGATCCTGCATCTCAAAATTACAGACACAAGATTGGAATCTATTCTGCAATAATTCTTGCTGCAATTGCTATGATGTACGGATTAGCCGTAATGTTTGGTGAATAA
- a CDS encoding succinate dehydrogenase/fumarate reductase flavoprotein subunit, protein MVDSIEFDLIICGSGLAGLRAAIAAAKKGPNLKIGIVSKLQVMRSHSVSAEGGTAAVIQEDAGDTIESHVYDTVKGSDFLADQDVAERLCVEMPQEIHQLDHWGMPWSRKEDGRIDQRNFGGYSFPRATYASDKVGFFEMQTLYDTCQKFENIEYLNEWFATSIIHDGKKFMGLTAIELGSGTFYTIKGKALIIATGGAGRLYSFSTYALSSTPDGLDMGLRAGMALKDMEFVQFHPTGILPSGILITEGARGEGGYLLNNKGERFMKTYAAGKMELAPRDIVSRSIMTEIQEGRGFKHETGVDCMKLDLRHLGDEKIKEKLGGIREISIKFSGIDPAEELLDIRPVCHYMMGGLHTDIDGATEIQGVWAAGEAACNSVHGSNRLGANSTSECIVWGKITGELAAEYAMKNTTADQWPHHLVAAEEKRIYDGIFRGNGDANPYEIRQELTDTMNEKAYVYRNETDLVAGLKRIRELKAQTWKHVDDKAKEYNTNFSNVMELDSMFRVAEIVLIGAINRKESRGAHARTDYTKRDDANFLHHTLAYYDPNEPIMKTHPVTITKYQPVERKY, encoded by the coding sequence ATGGTCGATTCAATTGAGTTTGATTTGATAATTTGTGGTTCTGGATTAGCTGGTCTTAGAGCCGCAATTGCAGCTGCAAAAAAAGGCCCTAATCTGAAAATCGGTATTGTTTCAAAATTACAAGTAATGCGTTCTCACTCTGTTTCTGCAGAAGGTGGAACTGCTGCAGTAATTCAAGAAGATGCAGGTGATACAATTGAATCCCATGTATATGACACTGTAAAAGGTAGTGACTTTCTTGCAGACCAAGATGTTGCAGAAAGACTTTGTGTTGAAATGCCACAAGAAATTCATCAGTTAGATCATTGGGGAATGCCTTGGTCTCGAAAAGAGGATGGAAGGATTGATCAAAGAAACTTTGGTGGTTATAGTTTTCCAAGAGCAACTTATGCATCAGATAAAGTTGGTTTCTTTGAAATGCAGACACTGTATGATACATGTCAAAAATTTGAAAATATAGAATATCTTAACGAATGGTTTGCAACATCCATTATTCATGATGGAAAAAAGTTCATGGGTCTTACTGCAATTGAATTAGGTTCTGGAACATTTTATACAATTAAAGGAAAAGCTCTCATCATTGCAACTGGTGGGGCTGGAAGACTGTATAGTTTTTCAACTTATGCGTTATCTTCAACTCCTGATGGTTTGGATATGGGGTTGCGTGCAGGTATGGCACTCAAAGATATGGAATTTGTACAATTTCATCCTACTGGAATTTTACCATCTGGTATTTTGATTACTGAAGGTGCAAGAGGAGAAGGTGGTTATCTTCTAAACAACAAAGGTGAACGATTCATGAAGACTTATGCTGCTGGAAAAATGGAGTTAGCTCCACGTGATATTGTTTCTCGTTCAATCATGACAGAGATTCAGGAAGGTCGTGGTTTCAAACATGAAACTGGAGTTGATTGTATGAAGCTTGATTTGAGACATCTTGGTGATGAAAAGATCAAAGAGAAATTAGGTGGAATCAGAGAGATATCTATCAAATTCTCAGGAATTGATCCTGCTGAAGAATTACTTGACATTAGACCTGTTTGCCATTACATGATGGGTGGGCTTCATACTGATATTGATGGTGCAACAGAAATCCAAGGCGTTTGGGCTGCAGGTGAGGCTGCATGTAATAGTGTTCATGGTTCAAACAGACTTGGTGCAAACTCTACCTCTGAATGTATTGTTTGGGGAAAAATTACAGGCGAATTGGCAGCAGAATATGCTATGAAAAACACTACTGCAGATCAATGGCCACATCACTTAGTTGCAGCAGAAGAGAAGAGAATCTATGATGGAATCTTTAGAGGAAATGGAGATGCAAATCCCTATGAAATTAGACAAGAATTAACTGATACTATGAATGAGAAAGCATACGTTTACAGAAATGAAACAGATCTTGTTGCAGGTCTAAAGAGAATTCGTGAACTAAAAGCACAAACTTGGAAACACGTTGATGATAAAGCAAAAGAATACAATACCAACTTTTCAAATGTTATGGAACTTGATTCTATGTTCCGAGTAGCTGAAATTGTATTAATTGGTGCAATTAATAGAAAAGAATCTCGTGGTGCACATGCAAGAACTGATTACACTAAAAGAGATGATGCAAACTTTTTGCATCACACACTTGCCTATTATGATCCAAATGAACCAATCATGAAAACACACCCAGTAACAATCACTAAGTATCAGCCTGTGGAGAGAAAATACTAG
- a CDS encoding HEAT repeat domain-containing protein, with product MENIVKVLESGSSEEKIKILETLDKTENPEILEKIISKLDDEDIQVRGEAFSSLLLNKNKISDLLIRNLNSTSKNVRGFAALALANRNETDAIPKIAKLAKDERSMVRSCAIGALGHLKAKEEKEIFLDSVLDTNVEVRKSALQAIINLKFPISEEKIKEISKDADSELLKLLSKLKK from the coding sequence TTGGAAAATATTGTAAAAGTTTTAGAATCAGGAAGTAGTGAAGAGAAAATCAAAATTTTAGAAACTCTAGACAAAACAGAGAATCCCGAAATTTTAGAAAAAATTATTTCAAAATTAGATGATGAAGATATTCAAGTAAGAGGAGAAGCATTTAGTTCACTTTTACTAAATAAAAATAAAATTTCAGATTTATTGATTCGAAATTTGAATTCAACTAGTAAAAATGTTAGAGGTTTTGCAGCACTAGCATTAGCAAATAGAAATGAAACAGATGCAATTCCCAAAATAGCAAAACTTGCAAAAGATGAACGTTCTATGGTAAGATCATGTGCAATTGGTGCGTTGGGTCATCTAAAAGCAAAAGAGGAAAAAGAAATTTTTCTAGATTCAGTTTTAGATACAAATGTAGAAGTAAGAAAAAGTGCATTACAAGCAATAATTAATCTAAAATTTCCAATTTCAGAAGAAAAAATTAAAGAAATTTCTAAAGATGCGGATTCTGAATTATTAAAATTACTTTCTAAATTAAAGAAATAG